In Sphaerospermopsis torques-reginae ITEP-024, the genomic window CCGATAAATCTAATAATTGTGCTTGAAAGCTAGGCAAATAAGCTTTTAACAGCGATGAATTTCCTTTACTTTCAACGGCAGTACCACGACAGCCAAAAGTTTCCAGTCGCCAAAAGATAGAATCTTCCAGGTCTGGTTCACATAAAATTTTCAGTTCCCACCAAGTGTTTGCCATAAAATTTTAGATTTTAGATTTTAGATTTTAGATTAATCATGGGAACTATTCACAGGGAATCAAGAGGCTAGAGGCTAGAGGCTAGAGGCAAATTTCTTCTGACTCCTGACTCCTGTACGGGCGAAGCATTCGGGCGACCAATTATCAATTTTATGAAAAGGTTATTTTCCTGTAAGGGCGAAGCATTCGGGCGATAAATTATCAATTTTATGAAAAGGTTATTTTCCGAATGCTTCGCCCCTACTTCGCCCCTACGACTCCTGACTCCTTGATTAAAGTGTTACTGTATAAGCATCCCGAATCCCAGATACTTGTTTAATTTCCTCCAAGATGCCATCTGGTAATGGATCATCAATACTCAAAGCCATTACCGCATCACCACGGACAATTTTCCGTCCTACCTGCATACTGGCAATGTTAACGTTAAAACTTCCCAGTAAAGAACCGAGTTTACCGATAATTCCTGGCATATCCCGGTGTAAGGTGAACAGCATATATTTGCTAGGTGGCACATTAATGGGGAAACCATCCACATCAGTTAAGTGAATTTCCTTATCACCTAACAAAGCACCTGTAACAGAATGAGTACCCAAAGTACCAGTAGCTTCCAAATGTAGCGAACCTGCATAGTCTCTTGCTGAAGCATCCCTGGTTTCAATTACCCGAATACCTCTTTCTTTAGCTTCTATGCTGGCATTGACATAATTTACTCGTTCCCGCAATGCCTGGTAAAGTAGACCTTTGAGCGCCGCTACTACTAAAGGCTGACTCTTATTAGTAGCCAGATCCCCTTGTAGTTTAACATTCAGTGTTTCCACCCTGCCACCTGCCAGTTGTCCAACCAAGTTACCCAAGGTTTCCGCCAACTGCATATAAGGTTTGAGTTCTTCCAGGATATCGGGTCCGAGTCCAGGAATATTTACCGCAGAACGGGCTGGTAGTCCTAACAACACATCGCGGATTTGTTCTGCCACGTCTATGGCTACGTTTACTTGGGCTTCGGCGGTAGATGCACCTAAATGGGGTGTGAGAATTATATCTTTACCCAGCGATCGCAACTCAGATTCTCCCAAAGGTTCAGAGTCGAATACATCTAAAGCTGCACCTGCAATTTTACCTTCTTTAATCGCCGCTGCCAATGCTGCCTCATCAATAATTCCCCCCCTAGCACAGTTAATAATTCTGGTGGTGGGTTTCATCTTCGCCAAAGTTTTAGCATTGATTAAATTGGCAGTTTCTGGAGTTTTGGGAATGTGTAAAGTGATATAGTCTGCTTGTTGGAATAATAAATCTAAATCTACCAACTGACAACCAATTTGTTCTGCCCGTTCTGTAGAAATAAAGGGATCATAAGCTAATAACTTCATCCCCATTGCTTTAGCTACATGAGCAACATGAGAACCAATTTTCCCTAACCCCACAATACCCAGGGTTTTCTTATAGACTTCCGCACCAACAAAAGTTTTTCTGTCCCATTCTCCCCTTTTTACAGAAGCATTAGCATCGGGGATATGACGAGATAAAGATAACATCATTGCTAATGCGTGTTCTGCTGCGGCAATGGTATTTCCTTCTGGGGAA contains:
- the serA gene encoding phosphoglycerate dehydrogenase gives rise to the protein MSKVLVSDPIDQAGIDILSQVATVDVKTNLKPAELIEIIGEYDALMIRSGTRVTQEIIEASTQLKIIGRAGVGVDNVDVPAATRKGIVVVNSPEGNTIAAAEHALAMMLSLSRHIPDANASVKRGEWDRKTFVGAEVYKKTLGIVGLGKIGSHVAHVAKAMGMKLLAYDPFISTERAEQIGCQLVDLDLLFQQADYITLHIPKTPETANLINAKTLAKMKPTTRIINCARGGIIDEAALAAAIKEGKIAGAALDVFDSEPLGESELRSLGKDIILTPHLGASTAEAQVNVAIDVAEQIRDVLLGLPARSAVNIPGLGPDILEELKPYMQLAETLGNLVGQLAGGRVETLNVKLQGDLATNKSQPLVVAALKGLLYQALRERVNYVNASIEAKERGIRVIETRDASARDYAGSLHLEATGTLGTHSVTGALLGDKEIHLTDVDGFPINVPPSKYMLFTLHRDMPGIIGKLGSLLGSFNVNIASMQVGRKIVRGDAVMALSIDDPLPDGILEEIKQVSGIRDAYTVTL